Part of the Limihaloglobus sulfuriphilus genome is shown below.
ATTGTAGTAAAAATATGCCGTACTCTGCGATCCCGTGCGTTGCGAATCGTTTGAGAGAACTAAATTTAAAGAAGTTTTCTGTTTTCAGCCGTTTATGCAGTGTCTTATCAGTTTGCGGCTGTTTGCAAGCCGCGGCAAACACCTTTGACACTGCCCGAAATCGAAGTCAATAATATTTCTTTTTTGTTGAAACGTCAACAAAATTGTATATACTTCAGTCACGTTTACAAAAATGTAAACTTATTTGTCTTAGTTTATGTTTTTTATTGGTCAAATTGTAGTAATATTGAGGGCAAAATGCCGGCCGCATTACCAAAAGAAGTCAAACTTCTCAGCGACATAGCCAGTGCTTTGGCTTCTACCCAGGAGCTTAACCAGACATTAGAAAGAATTCTATGCCTGCTTGATACCCATCTGGGCCTTCAGAGGGGTTCGGTGTATCTTCTCAACAAAGAGACCGAGCAGCTTGAGCTCATGGTTGCCCACGGTGTTGCCGAGGAGAGCAAAAAAAACGCGGTATATCAGATAGGTGAAGGGCTCACCGGTACGGTTTTCAAGTCTGGAGAGTCTATTATCGTGCCGGATGTTACCAAAGACCCCCGTTTTCTCGGTAAGGCGGGAACTCCGGTTGCCGGCAAAGGCAAAATGATAGCTTTTTTCTGTCTGCCGATAAAGCTCGAGGGTAAAACCATAGGCACAATAAGTGTCAGCCGCGAGTCAAAATCTGACAGTACGTTTCTGACAAACGCCAGCCTTCTCAATGTCATTGCCACCATGGTCGGCCAGGCGGTTAAGCTCGCTCAGAAACTCGAGAAAGAACGCACCGGCTGGCAGGAGGAAAACCGCAAACTTAGAGAGCAGCTCAGAAACAGATTTGATGTTCATAACATGGTCGGCTCATCCAACGCCATGCAGGGGGTTTATCAGCTTATAGAACAGGTTGCGGAAAGCAACGCAACAGTCATGATACGCGGCGAGAGCGGCACGGGCAAGGACCTGGTAGCCCATGCGATACATTATAAAAGCCTGCGTGCGGAAAAGCCCTTTGTCAAGATTAACTGTACTGCGCTTCCGGAGTCTCTGCTTGAGAGCGAGCTCTTTGGACACGAAAAAGGCGCCTTTACCGGCGCGATTGAGCGTAAAAAGGGCCGGTTCGAAATGGCAAAGGGCGGAACAATATTTCTGGACGAAATCGGCGATTTCACCCCCGGTCTCCAGGTTAAGCTGCTCAGGGTAATTCAGTTCAGAGAGTTTGAACGCGTCGGCGGCTCGGAAACCATAGAGGCCAATGTCCGGATTGTAGTTGCAACGCACAAACATCTTGAAAAACTCATAGAGACCGGCGAGTTCAGAGAAGATTTGTATTACAGAATAAATGTATTCCCGATATTCCTGCCGCCGCTTCGGGAGAGAAAAGATGATATAATGCTGCTGGCAGATTACTTCCTCGAGAAATTCAGCAAGGAAAATCGAAAGCGGATAACACGCCTTTCCACGCCGGCTATTGAGATGCTGACAAGCTATCACTGGCCCGGTAATATACGCGAGCTGGAAAACTGCATCGAGCGGGCGGTATTGATGTGCAACGAAGATGTAATCCGAAGCGAGCACCTGCCGCCGTCACTGCAGATGGTTCGGCGAAGATCCGCGCCCGGCCGGACACTGCCGGAGATGGTTGAGAATCTCGAGCGTGAACTGATAGTGGATTCGCTCAAGAAAACCGGCGGTCATCAGCGAAAAGCCGCCGCGGAGCTTGGCCTGACAGAGAGAATGCTCGGATACAAGGTAAAAAAATACGGTATATATCCTAAACAGTTAGTATAAAGGGACTTGAGGCTAAAATAAAAGCAGGTGCCGTCCCGGCCTTCAGCCGGCCTGGAAATGTCTGTCTTTTGAGTGCAGCCTCAATTAGAATTATGTTTTGTAAAAATTGCGGAAAACAGATCGAGGACGGTTCAAAATTCTGCCCTGAGTGCGGCGAGTCGCAATACGGCCACCAGCCCAGCGAGCCTGATTCAGTGCAGGCACAAAAGAAGCTGATCTACTACGGCACATTAGCCTCTCTTGCAGGGATTATTATAGGTATTTATATTAAGCAAATACACATAGTGGTTGTCTCGGCGCTTGGGTTTATGGTAGGTGCGTTTAAAATTAATGAGCTCAGGAAAAGATGAAGACGATAGACCAGACTGTTAAGCAATACGAATCCGCGGCGGACAACATGCTCAACGCTGTTGAGGTGGAATTCAATTCCCGCCTGGAGAATCTCTTTTGTGGGCTTGGAGATGGTTCGCTTACTCCGGAATTGTTCTCCGGCAAAAGACTTCGCAGCCGGCTCTTTGTTATATTTGCTCTTTCCGGCGGTTTAAGCCTTGATGCAGAGCCGGATACCTGTTCGCTTGCCGCGGCAGTTGAGCTGCTGCATGAGGCGTCTCTGCTTCATGATGATGTAATAGATTCTGCTCAAATCCGCCGGCACAAACCTTCTGTAAGCTCTGCTGACGGGAATAAAAAAGCGGTCTTGCTGGGCGATCTTTTGATAACAGAGGCGTTTTCGGCGATACCTGATGGTTTCATAAGTAAAACTGTGGGGCTTTTCGTAAGAACCACCGCCAATATGTGCAGAGCGGAACTGTCGCAGATAAATTCTGACCCGATGAGCGGCATGGATAAATATCTGGAGATAATAGGGGGTAAAACTGCGTCTCTGTTTTCGCTCGGAGCCAGGCTGGGCGCTTTGGCGGGGGGCTGTTCCGCCTCTGAGTCGGCATCAGCGGCAGAGTTTGGAAGAGCTTTCGGCATTGCCTACCAGATGGCGGACGATTACTGCGATATGTTTGCCGCATCTGAACGCACCGGCAAACCGCGGTTTCAGGACATTAAAACCGGCATAGCGACATTGCCCCTGATAGTTGCCAAAGAAGTTATGCCGCCGAATGAATTTTCACGTCTGCTCGAACTTATATCAGATTCACAGGCTGATGCCGCGGCTGAACTGCTGCGGGAGCATAGAGTTGATTATTACGCTTCAAGGCTGATAAAAGACAGTTGCGGCGAAAGTTTTTCCCGTTTATGGCTCGAAGAATCTGATCCTGCCTTTATTCTGCTCAAATCTCTTTCTCAAAGCTGTTTTGGAGAATTTACATATTTATAGCCGGCAGGTTCTGTGAATTATATGTTCTTCTTTAGTAGTTACTTATAATTTTTTGCAGTGCCGGAGGAGAGCTTTTTGTGAATTTTTTATTTTTAGATGTTTTATTGTTCTGATTTTGGCGGATCAATAGGGTTTTGCAGTTAAGTCTTTGTTGTTAAAGAGTATAAGACTTTTTGTATGCCTGGATGCACTTGCGGCAGGCGGTATTTATTGCAGTTTTTACTGAAAAAATGTTGCAATGAATCAAAAAGAAGGTATATTCCCCTATCTAATTGTAGATATAACATAAATTAAAATAATTGAAAGGTCATAAAAAAGCATGATTAAAGTACGATCGAGAGTTGGTGAATCTGTTCAGCAGATGGTAAAAAGATTCAAAAAAATGTGTGAAAAAGAAGGTCTCATTCGTGATATGAAGCGTAACAGCTATTACGAGAAGCCCTCTGAGAAAAATCGTCGTCGTCGCAAACGCGGTGGCGGACCCCGCTGATTTTACCAGCAGAAATTCTGCTGATCCCTTTGTAAGGGATCGGTATCTTACATCAATTCACCAGCTTTGTTTGTCTTCCCAGTTATGTTTTTTGCCGGTTACGGCAGTTGTGATCGAAAACCATCCTAAAAGGTTTCGTAGAGATGCCTCGTTTGAGACAGTAAAAAATAACCCTGTTCTTTGAACAAGAGAGAAAAAATGATAAAGAAGGCCGACAAACGTGCTTCTGGAACAGCTGTAAAGTGTGATGAAACACTGCTGAGCCAAGAAGAACTTAATCATTTTCAGCAGCTTTTGCTTGATAAACTCAAAGAAATCATCGGTGATGTTCACCATATAGAAGAGGATGTGCTCCGAATGACTCGGGGCGAATCGTCCGGTGACCTCTCCTCGATGCCCATGCACATGGCAGACATCGGCACAGATAACTTTGAACAGGAGTTTTCCCTTAACCTCGTTGATTCTGAGCGTAAAATCCTCAAATTGATTTATGAAGCTCTGGCAAGGATGGCGGAAAACAAGTACGGTATATGTCTTGGTACATCTACCATGATCGGCAAACCTCGTCTCGAGGCAATGCCCTGGGCTAAATACTGCATTGAATACGCCCGCATGGTAGAAAAAGGCAAGATCGAAGAAGGCGACACCATCGACTACGATGAGCTTGTAGCCATGCTGTAGCTTTGCTGCTGTTCTGTCTGAGACATTAAACACCTATCATTGAGTCTTTTGATGAAGAAGGATTCAAATATACAAAAATGCCGCGCCTGCGGCAGAGATTTTCAAGTCCGCGTTGAGGGTGTCCTAAACCCTTCATACCCATTCTGTTCTGACCGCTGCCGGTTTTCTGACCTCAATTCATGGCTTGAAACCGATTACAACATTCCCGTTAAAGAGCGGGATTATGAGCTTGAAGATTGAGCTGTCTTGCTCTCCCGCGCCGGGGTCAGGTAATTGCTTTTGCGGCAGATGTTTGAGCAGGCCAGATGTTTTTACAGTTAATCCGGTTCTAATGCTTGCAAATCCCGCCTTGTAGTATATAATCCACTTAACAGAGGGTCGAGCCCCCTGTGAATAATGCAACATTTATATTTCGTGTTCACTTGAACTGAACGCAGGATTTTTATCCAGGGGTAAATTATTATACAGGCAGCCTGCGGGCTGTAAAAAAATATTATTAAAGTGAGGTTGCTATGCTGCTATACATTGTTCGCGGGCTTTTTATAATTATCTTCTGCACGGTTTTGTTCCTGTCGCTGAATAACGTCGTTGAATCACAGGCGGTAATCTACGACACAAATCTATTTATCGGAATACTCGCGGCAGTCATCTTGGCGATAGTGGTTCTGGTGATTGACTGGCTTACTCCAAAAAAAGTAGTCTCATCTCTGGCGGGAGTCTTTTTCGGCCTGCTGGTTGGTATCCTTTTTTCAAGCCTTGTTGCAAGCCCGTTTATTGAGGCAATTAACCTGCTCTACAACATCGGGCTCGAGGAAGAGCAGATAAGCATGAGTCAGTGGCTTGTTTCGATATGTATCTGTTATCTTACCGTCAGTATCGTTATCCGGACAAAGGATGATGTGCGTTTTATAATCCCCTATGTAGAATTTGCACGTCAAAGCAAGGGTATCAGGCCGCTTGTGCTGGATTCTTCTGTGATAATAGACGGCAGGATCTCCGAGCTTGTAGATACAAAGGTTTTTGACGCGCCCTTTATTGTGCCGCGTTTTATACTAAATGAGCTTCAGCTGCTCAGCGACTCCGCCGACAAGCTAAAGCGTGCCCGCGGCCGCAGAGGCCTCGACCTGCTGGCGAAGTTGCAGGCAAACCCCAACGTTGAGGTTACGATGGACGATACACCGCCGCCCGGCGTTGATCATAAATCACCTGTTGACCACAAGCTCGTGGCGTTCACCAAAACCGTTGACGGCAGGCTGGTTACAACAGATTTTAACCTCGCCAAAGTCGCTCAGCTTCGGGAACTGGATATCGTCAATATCAATGACATTGCCCGCGCACTTAGGCCGGTGGTTCTGCCCGGCGAAGAGCTTGTAGTAACTGTGCTTAAGGCCGGCGAAGAAGACAACCAGGGTATAGCCTATCTTGAAGACGGTACTATGGTTGTCGTTGACGGCGGCAACAGGGTCATAGGCAAGACGGTAAGTGCTACGGTAACCAGCTCTCTTCAGACCTCCGCGGGTAAGATGATATTCGCAAAATTCGGTCAAGGCAGCGGAAATAATCAGGACGATAACCGCGGCCGCCAGGGCGGCAGACGCCCGGAGAGCAGACAGCGGCGATAAATTTTAATAAGAGTTTCTATCTTGAATGACGGTCTTAACATAAACCCCGGGCTGGTTTACTCCACAGACAGCGGCAGGATGTGCCCTGATTGCGGAAGGCCGGTTGGTGAATGTAGATGCCGCCGAGAGAAAAAACAGAAAATCCTCGGTGACGGAAGGGTACGTATCTCCCGCCAGACAAAGGGCCGCAAGGGAAAGGGCGTAACTGTTATAACCGGTTTACCCCTGAGCGAAGAGGATTTGAAAGAGCTCGCCAAAAAGCTCAAAAGCAAATGCGGCTGCGGCGGAACAGTAAAAGATGCTGACATAGAAATTCAGGGTGACCAGAGGGACAGGATTATGGCTGAATTGACAAAGCTCGGGTACAAACCAAAACTTTCCGGCGGCTGATAAGCCCAGTTTCCTCAAAACTGTTTTCAGGCTTAGGCCGAGCCGGCCTGTAAATCAGACTGATTGCGGTATTTCTCGCTGCCAGACGGTTTAATCGATGTTTTTGTTTACACAACCGGCTTGATAAGGGTGTGTACACATGAGCCACTCACCGGCTACGCAGGAAAAGTCCAATATATCAACAAAGCAGTCTTTATTAAAATCCATTTGAGAATACCCCATCATGCCGCACGGGGCGACAAAATCGAGGTAGTTCTCAAGACGGTGAAATGTTATTCTGTTTGAATCATGGTAGTCTCTGGCTCCATCATAAGATGTCCGGCTTGTATATATAATGTCATCACCATCGGCCTCCCACACGACGTACTGAAACCCGACATTCAGCATAGAATCCCGCCAGCTGTAGCCCGAATTATCCTGGAGGACAGTTCTGATATGATACCAGTTCCGCAGATCTTCCGAGCCGATAAGTGATAGATTATTCCGCTGTGCCGGCCTCAAAGGGTCGGTATTGTTATTGTTCAGTGTGAGATACAATCCGGTAACAGGGTCGCGGTGAATGTCAAACTTGTGCATCCCTCCGGGCATATCGATAAATCCCGTCTCCGGGTCAAAACTTAGAACCGTATCATCTGCGCTTAGCGTTAATATGGCAGCCTTGTCAACAACCGGATTGCTGTGAAACCTCATAAGTACGATTACATCGCCATCGGGAGCTTCTACCACATTGCCCTCGAGCCAGCCGGGACTTGTGCAATTCCATGAGGGATCAGCCCATGAGGGATCAAATTCAACTGCGTTTGTCATTGTCCAGCTTGCCGGCTCGAGCAGATCGCTGCCGGCTTCGCTCCAGACCACTACAGCCGCGTAAGCTATGGGCCATCGTTCGTCGGTAACCCTCTCTTCAAAAACACGATAGATTTTTCCGTTGGAATGTATAACCGGCACAGGTCCGGTATGATAGCCGAATTTGCCTTCCTGCTGGGCCTCAAATAAAATCTTTCTGGGAGTCCAGCTTCCGCCGTAGTTCGTGGATTTGCTGATACATATATGGCCCGGGTTGGTTGAAATACCGAATGTGTATGTCTGGCCATTATGTTCAAAAAGTGTTGCCATTCTGAAATCATCGATCTGGCTTCTGAAAAACCAGCTTTTACCGTTGTCGTAAGATATTTTGAATATCGTATTGCCGGCGTGGTCATATGAGGCCAGCATAGCCCCATTATCGTAGAGCAGCATGGAAGGCGAACCGATCATTCTGTTTGTAGCCGGATCGCAGTAAGCAATCTGGCCGGCCCACAAGTCACCAGGTTCCTGCGGGTTTCCTGCATTGAAATGAGCCTGTATCCTCTCAGGGCTCAGTGCCTTGTCGTAAACTGCGACCTCGTCGAGATAGCCGCGGTACGGGACATCAAAATCCGGCGCACGGCCGATCTGACCGGTTTGCGTGGGCGTGCCGTAATCATAAACATCGCTGGAAAACTGCAATGCCGTCTCTGAGGCTAAACTGCCGTCAAGATAGATACGTACCATATCGGAGGGATAATCGATAACACAGACTAAATGCACCCATTTTTCGGGTGTCGTAAACGCGGCGGAAGCATACGTATAAGAATCAGCGGCAGAGCTTCTCGCGGCGACTCTGAGCTGGCTTTGAGAATCACTGTATGAATACAAGCCGACATCGATTCCAGCTTTGCCGCCATCTATTCTTGTGGCAAAAATACGCTGGATAAGGTTGGAATCCGGCAGGACAGCGCAGCGAAGCCACGCCTCAAATGTTACGCAGGAGCTGGAGTCTATGAGCGGGCCCAGCTCATTGGCCAGGTCAACACCGGCGAGATTGCCGTTAAACCAGCCGCACTTGCCGCCTACGCCTGCTTCCGCTGTCATTACGTCATTCTGGAATGTTGAGTTCTTGATGTTGCCCGTACTCTCATGTGCGGGAAAACCGTCCTTGTATCTGTAATCATTAAACCGCCACCACGCAACGGGCCCATCTGATTCCACAATCGCGGCATAATCTGCCAAAAGAGCGGAAGCTGAAAGAAGAAAAACAAATAATAATATAAAAAATCTTTTCGGTTTGCGTTTCATTTTGGATACCTGTTCTGCTTTATCAATATAATTCTCAAGGCAGTCTGTTTCGTGCCATATTTTCTACCCCTTTTTCTGCCTCGGGTAAGATTCTAAAAATAAGACCACTTATCCTCGGTTTGCCAGCTGCTGTTGTCTGTTCTGAATGAAGATGCCGGCAGGCCTTCACCGTTGAACAGGCTTGCGCCGGCGGTGTTGCTCCATGCGTAGCGAGCGGTAGCGGGGTTTTGTACTTTGCCACTGCTGAGAAGAAGCGAATCGCCGTCAATTTTCACATCGGCAGGATAGTATTTTCCGTCGCTTCCGGCGATTTCGAACCAGTTTTGTTCCGTGTCTTTTACCACTAAGCCGCCGTGGGCATGGTCAAAGGTCAGTCTCAAAGTGCTGCCCTGACAAACAGTTTTTCTCAGCACCGGCCCGGAATAAATCACGTCCTGGCCGTAGGTTTTATTCAGCGCAATCAGTGCCAGCCGTTTGCCTATTACCTTTTTATTTCTGGGGTGGATATCATCGATGTCGTCCACAGTGTCGAGCGATACAGCCATGCCGCTATCGGGTATAGCCTCGAGCGAAAGCCGCTGAGCTTCCCGCAGTTCGGAACAGATGTTTTCCATTCCCTGGGAATTCTGGTCATAGTAGCTGCACGGAGCTATCTGAACAAAATAGAACGGCAGCCGGGCGTTCCATTTCTGACGCCAAAGCTGAACCATCGCCCTGGAGAGATCAATGTAACCCTTTGCCCGCCATGAGTTACCTTCACCCTGATACCATATAAATCCCCTTAGCGTATAGCCGGCAACCGGTTCAATCATGCCGTTGTAAAGGCCGCAAGGGTGCTGAATGTGCTCGGGGCCCATGGGCGGCCTCGGCTGGGCGGGTTTATCCTTTTCCTGCCCGTCGGCGGCTTTGAGCTCTTCTTCGTATGAATGCAATTTTTCGTCGTAGATTTCTTTACCGCCGTTGTGCCACTTTTGAGAGAATGTATCGTAATGCTCTGCCATTTGAGGCAGCTGCATCTCCAGTGTCGGCCTGTCCATCCACGCTTCTATCGGTGTTCCGCCGACAGCGGACTTGATAATGCCTACCGGCACGCCGAGCTCGCGGTGAATATTTGCCGCGAAATAATATCCAACCGCCGAAAAGCCTGATGCGTTTTTGGGGTTGCATACCATCCATTCAGCGCCGTGAATGTCCTTTTGGGGGATATCAGTTGTCCTTCGCGGCACAGCGAAGAGCCTGATATTAGAAAAGTTCGCCGCTTTGACTTCAGCGTCTGCGTTATGAACACCGAAAAGGGGGAAATTCATATTCGACTGACCCGATGCCAGCCAGACTTCGCCGAGCAGAACGTTGTGCAGTACCGTCCTGTCATTCCGGCTGCTTATAGTTATCTGCATCGGCATGTTATCCGCGGCAGGTGTTTCAATCTTCGTTTCCCATCTGCCGTCTGTGTCAGCGACGGCAATTCCTTTTAAGCCGGCGGGTTCAGAGTTTATATGAATAATTTCGCCCGGGTCTGCCCAGCCGCGGAAAAGGGCACTGGAATTCTGCTGGATGACCATGTTATCTGTATATATCCCCGGCAGTTTCAGCGAGGTAAAAGCGGTAAGCTGAAAAACTCCCAATAACAGCAACATTTTACTGATTTTCATAATGCAATCCTTTTTTTCTGTTGCCTCCGCGCTCGGCGGCAGCTCTTAACGGTTATTATGATTTTTGCAGTCTTATGCTGAAGATTATATCAGCTCAGGTCAACTTAGCGATATAAATTTTCTGGGATTTTCTGATGTAACCTTAACGATTTCTTCTTCGCTAAGTATCTTGAGCTTACGCAGATAGTCAGCGCACTGGGCTATGTTGAAAGATGAGCCGACAAGACATTCTTTTTCCGGATTGTGAAGCAGGCCCGAGGGCTCAAGAACCGCGTCGTTGCCAAGGCAGTCGTATCTGCCCGGAGCAAGTCCGGCTATGGGCGAGGCATCGCTTGTAACTATCACTTTGTCAACGCCTTTAGCGTTTATGATTGCCTCTATTACGTGGGGGGGCAGGTGGAAACCGTCAGTTATTATCATAGCCGCCAGTTCCTTTACCGCCAGCGCTTTGAGTATCGGGTTGTCGTGTCTGCCGGCAACGTTTGGCGTACCGTTGCCCAGGTGTGTCAGCAGTGTCGCGCCGGCCTGCGCCATTCGCTTGAGCTGCTCAGAGCTAGCCGCCTGATGTCCCAGAGAAACGGTAATGCCCATTTTAACGGCTTCCTTGCAGAAATTCTCCGCTCCGGGTGCTTCCGCCGCGATGGTTATCAGCTTGACCTTCCCGTCTGAAAATTCCATCAGCTTTTCAAGCAGCCTGATATCC
Proteins encoded:
- the yacG gene encoding DNA gyrase inhibitor YacG, coding for MKKDSNIQKCRACGRDFQVRVEGVLNPSYPFCSDRCRFSDLNSWLETDYNIPVKERDYELED
- a CDS encoding zinc-ribbon domain-containing protein — translated: MFCKNCGKQIEDGSKFCPECGESQYGHQPSEPDSVQAQKKLIYYGTLASLAGIIIGIYIKQIHIVVVSALGFMVGAFKINELRKR
- a CDS encoding sigma-54 interaction domain-containing protein codes for the protein MPAALPKEVKLLSDIASALASTQELNQTLERILCLLDTHLGLQRGSVYLLNKETEQLELMVAHGVAEESKKNAVYQIGEGLTGTVFKSGESIIVPDVTKDPRFLGKAGTPVAGKGKMIAFFCLPIKLEGKTIGTISVSRESKSDSTFLTNASLLNVIATMVGQAVKLAQKLEKERTGWQEENRKLREQLRNRFDVHNMVGSSNAMQGVYQLIEQVAESNATVMIRGESGTGKDLVAHAIHYKSLRAEKPFVKINCTALPESLLESELFGHEKGAFTGAIERKKGRFEMAKGGTIFLDEIGDFTPGLQVKLLRVIQFREFERVGGSETIEANVRIVVATHKHLEKLIETGEFREDLYYRINVFPIFLPPLRERKDDIMLLADYFLEKFSKENRKRITRLSTPAIEMLTSYHWPGNIRELENCIERAVLMCNEDVIRSEHLPPSLQMVRRRSAPGRTLPEMVENLERELIVDSLKKTGGHQRKAAAELGLTERMLGYKVKKYGIYPKQLV
- a CDS encoding N-acetylglucosamine-6-phosphate deacetylase — its product is MHTKIKYCDLQVNGSVGVDFSSPDLTDASFIKAVDHLTKSGTDCFLPTLITSPLEIYEKNLKIIANAVASSIGKHIPGVHIEGPFISDKPGSVGAHNPQWVQKPDIRLLEKLMEFSDGKVKLITIAAEAPGAENFCKEAVKMGITVSLGHQAASSEQLKRMAQAGATLLTHLGNGTPNVAGRHDNPILKALAVKELAAMIITDGFHLPPHVIEAIINAKGVDKVIVTSDASPIAGLAPGRYDCLGNDAVLEPSGLLHNPEKECLVGSSFNIAQCADYLRKLKILSEEEIVKVTSENPRKFISLS
- a CDS encoding LamG-like jellyroll fold domain-containing protein — protein: MKRKPKRFFILLFVFLLSASALLADYAAIVESDGPVAWWRFNDYRYKDGFPAHESTGNIKNSTFQNDVMTAEAGVGGKCGWFNGNLAGVDLANELGPLIDSSSCVTFEAWLRCAVLPDSNLIQRIFATRIDGGKAGIDVGLYSYSDSQSQLRVAARSSAADSYTYASAAFTTPEKWVHLVCVIDYPSDMVRIYLDGSLASETALQFSSDVYDYGTPTQTGQIGRAPDFDVPYRGYLDEVAVYDKALSPERIQAHFNAGNPQEPGDLWAGQIAYCDPATNRMIGSPSMLLYDNGAMLASYDHAGNTIFKISYDNGKSWFFRSQIDDFRMATLFEHNGQTYTFGISTNPGHICISKSTNYGGSWTPRKILFEAQQEGKFGYHTGPVPVIHSNGKIYRVFEERVTDERWPIAYAAVVVWSEAGSDLLEPASWTMTNAVEFDPSWADPSWNCTSPGWLEGNVVEAPDGDVIVLMRFHSNPVVDKAAILTLSADDTVLSFDPETGFIDMPGGMHKFDIHRDPVTGLYLTLNNNNTDPLRPAQRNNLSLIGSEDLRNWYHIRTVLQDNSGYSWRDSMLNVGFQYVVWEADGDDIIYTSRTSYDGARDYHDSNRITFHRLENYLDFVAPCGMMGYSQMDFNKDCFVDILDFSCVAGEWLMCTHPYQAGCVNKNID
- a CDS encoding PIN/TRAM domain-containing protein, which encodes MLLYIVRGLFIIIFCTVLFLSLNNVVESQAVIYDTNLFIGILAAVILAIVVLVIDWLTPKKVVSSLAGVFFGLLVGILFSSLVASPFIEAINLLYNIGLEEEQISMSQWLVSICICYLTVSIVIRTKDDVRFIIPYVEFARQSKGIRPLVLDSSVIIDGRISELVDTKVFDAPFIVPRFILNELQLLSDSADKLKRARGRRGLDLLAKLQANPNVEVTMDDTPPPGVDHKSPVDHKLVAFTKTVDGRLVTTDFNLAKVAQLRELDIVNINDIARALRPVVLPGEELVVTVLKAGEEDNQGIAYLEDGTMVVVDGGNRVIGKTVSATVTSSLQTSAGKMIFAKFGQGSGNNQDDNRGRQGGRRPESRQRR
- a CDS encoding sialate O-acetylesterase; amino-acid sequence: MKISKMLLLLGVFQLTAFTSLKLPGIYTDNMVIQQNSSALFRGWADPGEIIHINSEPAGLKGIAVADTDGRWETKIETPAADNMPMQITISSRNDRTVLHNVLLGEVWLASGQSNMNFPLFGVHNADAEVKAANFSNIRLFAVPRRTTDIPQKDIHGAEWMVCNPKNASGFSAVGYYFAANIHRELGVPVGIIKSAVGGTPIEAWMDRPTLEMQLPQMAEHYDTFSQKWHNGGKEIYDEKLHSYEEELKAADGQEKDKPAQPRPPMGPEHIQHPCGLYNGMIEPVAGYTLRGFIWYQGEGNSWRAKGYIDLSRAMVQLWRQKWNARLPFYFVQIAPCSYYDQNSQGMENICSELREAQRLSLEAIPDSGMAVSLDTVDDIDDIHPRNKKVIGKRLALIALNKTYGQDVIYSGPVLRKTVCQGSTLRLTFDHAHGGLVVKDTEQNWFEIAGSDGKYYPADVKIDGDSLLLSSGKVQNPATARYAWSNTAGASLFNGEGLPASSFRTDNSSWQTEDKWSYF
- a CDS encoding polyprenyl synthetase family protein — encoded protein: MKTIDQTVKQYESAADNMLNAVEVEFNSRLENLFCGLGDGSLTPELFSGKRLRSRLFVIFALSGGLSLDAEPDTCSLAAAVELLHEASLLHDDVIDSAQIRRHKPSVSSADGNKKAVLLGDLLITEAFSAIPDGFISKTVGLFVRTTANMCRAELSQINSDPMSGMDKYLEIIGGKTASLFSLGARLGALAGGCSASESASAAEFGRAFGIAYQMADDYCDMFAASERTGKPRFQDIKTGIATLPLIVAKEVMPPNEFSRLLELISDSQADAAAELLREHRVDYYASRLIKDSCGESFSRLWLEESDPAFILLKSLSQSCFGEFTYL
- a CDS encoding translation initiation factor Sui1, which produces MNDGLNINPGLVYSTDSGRMCPDCGRPVGECRCRREKKQKILGDGRVRISRQTKGRKGKGVTVITGLPLSEEDLKELAKKLKSKCGCGGTVKDADIEIQGDQRDRIMAELTKLGYKPKLSGG
- the rpsU gene encoding 30S ribosomal protein S21 — protein: MIKVRSRVGESVQQMVKRFKKMCEKEGLIRDMKRNSYYEKPSEKNRRRRKRGGGPR
- a CDS encoding TraR/DksA family transcriptional regulator; the protein is MIKKADKRASGTAVKCDETLLSQEELNHFQQLLLDKLKEIIGDVHHIEEDVLRMTRGESSGDLSSMPMHMADIGTDNFEQEFSLNLVDSERKILKLIYEALARMAENKYGICLGTSTMIGKPRLEAMPWAKYCIEYARMVEKGKIEEGDTIDYDELVAML